The following are from one region of the Silene latifolia isolate original U9 population chromosome 9, ASM4854445v1, whole genome shotgun sequence genome:
- the LOC141600639 gene encoding putative mitochondrial protein AtMg00310 yields the protein MSIFKIPVNFCDELKSLISRFWWGLEEGKKGISWVSWNRLCRSKSCGGMGFRDFYLFNMALLGKQVWKLLTAPKGLWARVMRAKYYPAGNVMMAELGNAPSYTWRGIVEARRVLDGG from the coding sequence atgagtatttttaaAATTCCCGTAAATTTTTGCGACGAGCTTAAATCTCTAATATCGCGGTTCTGGTGGGGATTGGAGGAAGGGAAGAAAGGAATCAGCTGGGTGTCGTGGAATCGTCTATGTCGATCTAAAAGCTGCGGGGGAATGGGCTTTCGCGACTTCTATCTCTTCAATATGGCTCTGCTGGGTAAGCAAGTATGGAAGCTGTTAACGGCTCCGAAAGGTTTGTGGGCGCGTGTTATGAGAGCAAAATATTATCCGGCGGGAAATGTGATGATGGCTGAGCTGGGTAATGCTCCAAGTTACACTTGGAGAGGCATCGTGGAGGCTAGGCGGGTTCTGGATGGAGGATAG
- the LOC141599232 gene encoding ubiquitin-conjugating enzyme E2 2-like, producing MASSSSSAQLRLMSDLKSIINEPPEGCSASPLSDDNLFVWSATIFGPDESPWEGGIFSLRMTFTDSYPAKPPRVRFTSEIFHPNVYHDGTLCMDIIQDAWSPCHNVATILTSIQSLLTDPNPSSPANPEAAHLYQHDNQAYHKRVRRCARKSIDCF from the exons CAGATCTCAAATCCATCATCAATGAACCTCCTGAG GGTTGTAGTGCAAGTCCATTATCTGATGATAATCTATTTGTGTGGAGCGCTACCATTTTCGGCCCTGACGAGAGCCCTTGGGAAG GTGGGATTTTTAGTTTGAGGATGACATTTACCGACAGTTACCCAGCAAAGCCTCCTCGGGTTCGTTTCACGTCAGAGATTTTTCATCCTAATG TTTATCACGATGGTACATTATGCATGGACATCATTCAGGATGCTTGGTCACCCTGCCACAACGTAGCTACGATATTGACATCTATCCAG TCCCTTCTGACTGACCCCAATCCTTCAAGCCCAGCAAATCCCGAAGCTGCTCATCTCTACCAGCATGACAATCAAGCTTATCACAA GAGGGTTCGTAGATGTGCTCGTAAGTCCATTGATTGTTTCTGA